The Chitinophagales bacterium genomic sequence TGCGCTTGACAATCTTTCAGAGATCAGCAGTGCAGATATTGACGCTGAAAAAGAAGATGTTTTTAAGATTGAGATTACTGATTTTGTAAAAGGATTGCGTAAAAATCTCGTTCGGGTACCAAAAGGAAAAACCAAAAACACTGCGGCCTTAGAAAACAAAATTAAAAGCAGCTTAGACAAGGATCGTCAGGTAAATATTCATATATTAGTAAAACTATTAAAAGAACAATTGCAAAATGACTAAAGTACGACACGTTCTCGGAATATCAGGAGGTAAGGACAGCGCTGCACTTGCCATTTACCTGAACCAGAAATATCCTGAATTGGATATTGAATATTATTTCTGTGATACGGGAAAAGAGCTGGAAGAAACCTATAATTTGATTAAAAATCTTGAAAGCTATCTCGGCAAAAAAGTCATTAAGCTGGAAGCAGCAAAAGACAGCCATGAAGATCCTTTTGACCATTACTACAAGATATTTGGCGGTTATCTACCCTCTTCAAATGCGCGTTGGTGCACAAAAAAACTAAAATTAGATCCTTTTGAAAAATATGTAGGCGATGATCCTGTAATATCCTATGTAGGAATTAGAGGGGATGAAAACAGGGAAGGCTACATCTCCAAAAAATCCAATATCCAATCCATTTTTCCTTTTCGGAAAAATATTTGGAGCGAAGATGTAGTTCGCAAAGTCTTGAAAAACGAGCAGATAGATCAGTTGACACAACGCTATGAGAAATATGCAGATGCCAATAAACTAAACCGTATTTACGAAATCGTAAAAGAGCCTGTTTCGCCTGATTTTGATCAAAAGCAAAAGCTCAATGCATTGCTCGACCTGGGCATTCAAACTTTCAACCAGGTGGTTTATGATTATTTGAAAGAAACAGAGTATCCGCTTGCAGATACACCTGATTTCCCATTGATTGACAATGAGGATATTTTAGTGCGCGATGATATTTTCCGCACCTTGAGGGAAAGTGGAGTGGGCGTACCAAAATATTATGAGAAGGTCACTTTTGAGGTGAATGGAGAAAAAGGCGAATACGCGCGCAGCCGCTCCGGCTGCTTTTTCTGTTTTTTCCAGCAAAAAATAGAATGGGTCTGGCTCTATGAGCAACACCCCGAGCGTTTTAAACTGGCCATGGAATATGAAAAAGAAGGCTATACCTGGATGCAAGATGAAAGATTGGAAGAATTGATAAAACCAGAGCGCATTCACAAGATTAAAGAAGATGCTTTGGCTCGTTCTAAAAAAGCAAAAGACAAAAAGGAAAACAATTCTCCTTATTTAATGGACAAATTAGCTGAGGCTGAAGGCGAAGGCTGTGCAGCTTGTTTTATATAAATATATAATGATATAAAATGCAATACGAAAGTCTAAACTCTTTAAATGAAGATAGTTCACAAATAATTGTTGTGAACCGTATAA encodes the following:
- a CDS encoding phosphoadenosine phosphosulfate reductase family protein; translation: MTKVRHVLGISGGKDSAALAIYLNQKYPELDIEYYFCDTGKELEETYNLIKNLESYLGKKVIKLEAAKDSHEDPFDHYYKIFGGYLPSSNARWCTKKLKLDPFEKYVGDDPVISYVGIRGDENREGYISKKSNIQSIFPFRKNIWSEDVVRKVLKNEQIDQLTQRYEKYADANKLNRIYEIVKEPVSPDFDQKQKLNALLDLGIQTFNQVVYDYLKETEYPLADTPDFPLIDNEDILVRDDIFRTLRESGVGVPKYYEKVTFEVNGEKGEYARSRSGCFFCFFQQKIEWVWLYEQHPERFKLAMEYEKEGYTWMQDERLEELIKPERIHKIKEDALARSKKAKDKKENNSPYLMDKLAEAEGEGCAACFI